One genomic region from Pyrinomonadaceae bacterium encodes:
- the recO gene encoding DNA repair protein RecO gives MNLVTTDAIVLRSYNLAEADRIVVCLTRDAGLVRAVAKGARRMKSRFGAALEPFTVIRLDFYEKENRDLVTMSRAEIVKSNFELAAQLEVAEVLGYMAELIGEFAPPHEANDKLFRMLNACVEALAAAPDAATLVLRYFEIWLLRLAGSFPDVSECVVCGTAPTTAQSLYVDFESAVRCASCSRGIGTRLMPAIQQVLISSQRLGPSEFANTYQATFSQTDAELAEFTHRLIVRALDRRPRTMVAPAR, from the coding sequence GTGAACCTGGTCACCACCGATGCCATTGTCCTGCGTAGCTACAACCTCGCTGAGGCTGATCGCATAGTAGTTTGCCTGACGCGCGACGCGGGGCTTGTGCGCGCCGTCGCCAAAGGCGCGCGCCGGATGAAGAGTCGCTTTGGCGCTGCGCTTGAGCCGTTCACGGTCATCCGCCTGGATTTCTACGAAAAGGAAAACCGGGATCTGGTCACGATGTCGCGCGCGGAGATCGTGAAGTCCAACTTTGAACTTGCAGCACAACTTGAAGTCGCGGAAGTTCTCGGCTACATGGCGGAACTAATCGGGGAATTCGCGCCTCCGCATGAAGCCAACGACAAGCTCTTCCGTATGCTTAACGCGTGTGTTGAGGCCCTGGCCGCTGCGCCTGACGCGGCCACCCTCGTGCTGCGTTATTTCGAAATCTGGCTGCTTCGTTTGGCGGGTTCGTTTCCCGACGTGAGTGAGTGTGTAGTTTGCGGCACGGCGCCGACTACGGCGCAATCGCTATACGTGGATTTTGAAAGCGCGGTGCGGTGCGCTTCGTGCAGCCGTGGAATCGGGACGAGGTTGATGCCGGCGATTCAACAAGTTCTGATTAGCAGCCAAAGACTGGGCCCGTCGGAATTCGCAAACACGTATCAGGCGACGTTCTCACAAACCGATGCCGAGCTTGCTGAGTTCACTCACCGCCTGATTGTTCGAGCGCTTGATCGACGTCCACGCACGATGGTCGCTCCCGCGCGATGA
- a CDS encoding DUF6677 family protein, giving the protein MERERDASTPGFAWLVGLAAWAIPGAGHLMQKRWRRGALAGGAVWMMFLTGLWLGGHLYGVTGQEQGFSVFFQLLPMIANIGVGLLYIFCWIAGVGFTEHAQLVTYEYGNTFLLVAGLLNYLVMLDAFDIAAGRKR; this is encoded by the coding sequence ATGGAAAGAGAACGCGACGCATCGACGCCCGGATTCGCGTGGCTGGTTGGGCTCGCCGCGTGGGCGATTCCGGGCGCGGGTCATCTGATGCAGAAGCGTTGGCGCAGAGGCGCTTTGGCGGGCGGCGCGGTGTGGATGATGTTCTTAACCGGACTCTGGCTCGGCGGCCATCTCTACGGCGTCACCGGTCAGGAACAGGGCTTCAGTGTTTTCTTTCAGTTGCTGCCAATGATCGCAAACATCGGTGTGGGTTTGCTTTATATCTTCTGCTGGATTGCGGGAGTTGGGTTTACAGAACACGCGCAACTCGTCACATATGAATACGGAAACACTTTTCTGCTCGTGGCCGGCTTGTTGAATTATCTCGTCATGCTTGACGCATTTGATATCGCCGCGGGGAGAAAGCGATGA
- a CDS encoding DUF1343 domain-containing protein — protein MSNCRHQIKLGLERLLDERVASLAGVRVGLVCNQASVDHGFRHAADLFHEHSQINLTALFGPQHGIRGDVQDNMIETGHAVDRRTQVPIYSLYSETREPTDEMLRNVDVIVVDLQGVGCRIYTFAYTMANCMRAAKRLGKKVIVCDRPNPIGGEMVAGNVTERGHESFVGQFSLPTRHGMTMGELARLFNGHFGIGCELEVIELGGWSRDLWYEDTDGPWVLPSPNIPTPDSCKVFPGTVHLEGTQMSEGRGTTRPFELIGAPYIDADEYADALAGFNLPGVAFRSCGFMPTFQKHGGKACGGVQIQVTDRAIFEPVSAGVAIVKTAHDLYRNDFRWKDPPYEYEFERNPFDVISGTTEMRAQIERGDSLDAIIQSWQPALEDFKAVRKAHLLY, from the coding sequence TCGATCATGGCTTTCGACATGCTGCCGATCTCTTTCACGAGCATTCGCAGATCAACCTGACTGCGCTGTTCGGTCCGCAGCATGGCATTCGCGGCGACGTGCAGGACAACATGATCGAGACAGGGCATGCCGTCGATCGTCGCACGCAGGTTCCGATCTATTCGCTCTACAGCGAAACACGCGAGCCGACTGACGAGATGCTGCGCAACGTCGATGTGATCGTTGTCGATCTTCAGGGCGTCGGCTGTCGCATCTACACCTTCGCGTACACGATGGCGAATTGCATGCGAGCCGCGAAACGCCTCGGCAAGAAAGTAATTGTCTGTGATCGCCCGAACCCGATTGGCGGAGAGATGGTGGCGGGCAATGTAACCGAACGAGGACACGAATCCTTCGTTGGACAGTTCTCGCTGCCTACCCGTCACGGCATGACCATGGGCGAACTGGCACGTCTGTTCAACGGGCATTTCGGCATCGGCTGCGAATTGGAAGTCATTGAGTTGGGTGGTTGGTCGCGCGACCTCTGGTATGAAGACACGGATGGCCCCTGGGTTCTCCCGTCGCCGAACATTCCCACCCCGGACAGTTGCAAGGTCTTCCCGGGGACAGTTCATCTGGAAGGCACGCAGATGTCGGAAGGGCGGGGAACTACGCGACCCTTCGAACTGATTGGCGCTCCATATATCGACGCTGACGAGTACGCAGATGCGCTGGCGGGGTTTAACCTGCCGGGCGTCGCTTTCCGGTCATGCGGTTTCATGCCGACCTTTCAGAAGCACGGCGGCAAAGCGTGTGGTGGTGTGCAGATTCAAGTTACGGACCGCGCGATCTTTGAGCCCGTTTCTGCGGGCGTGGCGATTGTGAAGACTGCCCACGATCTGTACCGCAACGACTTTCGTTGGAAGGATCCGCCGTACGAGTACGAGTTCGAACGCAACCCGTTTGACGTGATCTCGGGGACGACCGAGATGCGGGCGCAGATCGAGCGCGGCGATTCGCTCGACGCGATCATCCAATCCTGGCAGCCGGCTTTAGAGGATTTTAAAGCCGTCCGGAAGGCCCACTTACTTTATTGA